The Populus alba chromosome 6, ASM523922v2, whole genome shotgun sequence genome contains a region encoding:
- the LOC118048548 gene encoding PWWP domain-containing protein 5 — MSANLDSIDLNSDVLSGEPENDVNGFNNVFEVRTKVGLSSDAEALIDSGKNGEGQNQEAVIDQVKDFKGDCDLQEVAVGGIGREGKMDSADKSVDLEGENGSGSGVDDGSAQEVEVAETTVTHSRKVEGESSFKIEEEVKERDCGVASSSSVGEDDIQVKNADVKVKVDNANDLSPHKEPGNVSPKVSSEGVESQVMEIDDERGKDSEGENEDAPAFDEGVLQENENLESNESKLVVDVGADGNATGDVNTKMASKEAGLSAGDLVWGKVRSHPWWPGQVFGRSDASKKAKKYFKKDSYLIAYFGDQTFAWNEVSKIKPFRCNFSLLEKQSNLEDFHDAVQCALDEASRRVEFGLACPCMPEYSKIKTQIIVNPGIREESCRRDGGDSFSNAACFEPLKLIEYVKDLGQLLLGEINILEFVTARSQLLVFNRWKGYSHLPEFQILGELLESDAEIPQSAEVKHGSEMVANTPTKVKDEPVSSGKEKPKSADHSSRKRKHISGDKEHPSKKEKSLADLIAERRSSAAKAKCSLDGEATGKTTTSSSGKKRKTVKSISDDSMMKQSKSPSSSGVNNGSSQPKKTYRVGESILRVASQLNGSTPILKSVNGKSVNTTSRKNAKKSKSQEKSTSGKSKASPDELVSQLCLVARDPMKGCNFLKSLVSFFVKFRNSVCINPLNSQQHVQSSLEHISGGDVGELSTIVETQTTDSEHVKDSHWTDKMTQSNPKGQSSHENKNEAREIPEETPTKDGVPTFRKQSAVQTEPNLECELHIAGGILDLGAGKTIDHLEGKRNDDSSPCPTALILNFTDLDAVPSETNLNRIFSHFGPLKETETQVLKKSKRAKVVFCRSADAETAFSSAGKYSVFGPSLVSYRLKYITSTNCKSSPNATKRMEKDASSTEGIAIDASSSHSREADPK, encoded by the exons ATGTCTGCAAATCTTGACAGCATCGACTTAAACTCCGACGTACTTTCCGGTGAACCAGAAAACGATGTTAATGGGTTTAATAATGTCTTTGAAGTAAGGACCAAGGTGGGTTTATCTTCTGATGCTGAAGCCCTAATAGACTCTGGTAAGAATGGTGAGGGTCAGAACCAGGAGGCTGTAATAGATCAAGTTAAGGACTTTAAAGGGGATTGTGACTTGCAGGAGGTTGCTGTTGGTGGAATAGGCAGGGAGGGAAAGATGGATTCTGCTGATAAAAGTGTTGATTTGGAAGGGGAAAATGGGTCTGGAAGTGGTGTTGATGATGGCTCTGCACAAGAAGTAGAAGTAGCGGAAACAACTGTAACACACTCAAGAAAAGTAGAGGGGGAAAGTTCATTTAAAATCGAGGAGGAAGTGAAGGAGAGGGACTGTGGCGTAGCAAGTTCTAGTTCAGTCGGTGAGGATGATATCCAAGTGAAAAATGCTGATGTGAAAGTGAAAGTAGACAATGCGAATGACTTATCGCCTCACAAAGAACCTGGAAATGTTTCACCAAAGGTTAGTTCTGAAGGTGTTGAGAGTCAGGTCATGGAAATCGATGATGAACGAGGTAAGGACTCTGAGGGTGAAAATGAGGATGCCCCTGCTTTTGATGAAGGGGTTTTGCAGGAAAATGAGAACCTTGAGTCCAACGAGTCAAAACTTGTTGTGGATGTCGGCGCAGATGGGAATGCTACAGGTGATGTGAATACAAAAATGGCTTCCAAAGAAGCAGGATTGAGTGCTGGTGATCTGGTATGGGGTAAAGTGAGGAGCCATCCCTGGTGGCCTGGGCAAGTATTTGGTCGTAGTGATGCGTCAAAGAAGGCTAAgaagtattttaaaaaggatAGTTATTTAATAGCATACTTTGGGGATCAAACTTTTGCTTGGAATGAGGTGTCAAAGATAAAGCCCTTCCGCTGCAACTTCTCACTATTGGAGAAACAGAGCAATTTAGAGGATTTTCATGATGCTGTTCAGTGTGCTTTGGATGAGGCTTCTAGACGGGTAGAGTTTGGGCTGGCTTGTCCATGCATGCCTGAGTATAGCAAGATAAAAACTCAGATAATTGTCAATCCTGGAATCCGGGAAGAATCTTGTAGAAGAGATGGCGGGGATAGTTTCTCAAATGCTGCTTGTTTTGAACCCCTAAAACTTATTGAGTATGTGAAAGACTTAGGTCAATTGCTGTTAGGTGAAATTAACATATTGGAGTTTGTAACAGCACGATCCCAATTGTTGGTATTCAATCGTTGGAAGGGTTATTCTCACCTGCCTGAATTCCAAATCCTTGGTGAACTGCTAGAGAGTGATGCAGAGATTCCACAATCAGCAGAAGTTAAACATGGCAGTGAAATGGTTGCAAATACTCCAACCAAGGTTAAAGATGAGCCTGTATCCTCTGGAAAGGAGAAGCCAAAAAGTGCAGATCACTCTTCACGCAAGCGTAAGCACATTTCTGGGGATAAGGAACATccaagcaagaaagaaaaaagtttggCTGACCTTATTGCTGAAAGGCGCTCATCAGCTGCTAAAGCTAAATGTAGTTTGGATGGTGAAGCTACTGGCAAGACGACTACATCATCCTCTGGTAAGAAAAGGAAGACTGTTAAATCTATTTCTGATGATTCAATGATGAAACAAAGCAAAAGTCCTTCCTCATCAGGGGTTAATAATGGTTCCTCGCAGCCTAAGAAAACCTATAGAGTTGGAGAAAGTATCCTCAGGGTTGCAAGCCAACTGAATGGATCGACTCCTATACTCAAATCTGTTAATGGAAAATCTGTTAATACAACTTCTCGTAAAAATGCAAAGAAGAGTAAGAGCCAGGAGAAGTCTACCTCTGGAAAGAGTAAAG CTTCGCCTGATGAGTTGGTGTCACAGCTTTGCTTGGTTGCCAGAGATCCTATGAAGGGATGCAACTTCCTGAAATCTTTAGTTAGTTTCTTTGTGAAATTCAGGAATTCAGTTTGCATTAATCCACTCAATTCACAGCAGCATGTACAGTCCTCCCTGGAACATATTTCTGGTGGTGATGTTGGAGAATTATCAACCATAGTAGAAACTCAAACTACTGATTCAGAGCATGTGAAAGATTCTCATTGGACTGACAAGATGACTCAAAGCAATCCTAAAGGTCAATCATCCCATGAGAATAAGAATGAAGCAAGAGAAATTCCGGAGGAGACTCCAACCAAAGACGGCGTTCCGACCTTCAGAAAACAATCAGCTGTTCAGACGGAACCCAATTTGGAGTGTGAACTACACATTGCTGGTGGAATTCTTGATTTGGGAGCAGGCAAGACCATAGATCACTTGGAAGGGAAGCGTAATGATGATTCCTCCCCATGTCCAACAGCGTTGATTCTAAACTTCACAGACTTGGATGCAGTTCCTTCCGAGACAAATTTGAACAGGATATTCAGCCATTTTGGACCTTTAAAGGAAACGGAGACTCAGGTGCTGAAGAAGAGCAAGCGTGCTAAGGTGGTTTTCTGCAGAAGCGCTGATGCAGAAACAGCCTTCAGCAGTGCTGGGAAATACAGTGTCTTTGGACCTTCACTTGTCAGCTACCGCCTCAAGTATATTACTTCCACAAATTGTAAATCTTCTCCTAATGCAACAAAGCGCATGGAAAAAGATGCATCATCTACGGAGGGAATAGCAATTGATGCTTCAAGCTCCCACTCCCGTGAAGCAGATCCAAAGTAA